The genomic window TCACGGTGCTAAACGTCGTCGACGGCAAGCCGCGCAAAATGGAAGTCACGCTCGACGCCGCCGCGGAAAGCGGCGCGTATGTGTTCCTCGAATCCGCGGGAGGAAGACTGCGCTTGTGCACACTCCCTCCTGTCGGAGAGAGCGTTACGATTCCCTACGTCCCCACGCGCCTCGCGGAGATGATTGCGCCATCGCTTCCCGACGCCATGCAGGAAATACTTCTCGCGCGTCGGCAGCCGATTCCCTCACCTATACCTCGATCAGGCGGTTAATCCTTCGCCCCGTGTTGGGTCAAGTACTCGACCACCACGGTCTTCTTGTTCTGCTTGGCCAAAGTCAACGCTGAAGCGCCAAGACTCGGCTTCTTGTTGACGTCGGCGCCCTTCTCGACAAGATGCCGGACAATTGCCAGGTTACCCAGTCTCGCGGCCTCCATCAACGGAGTCCACCCTTCATTGTTGCCCACGTCAATCTTCGCACCCTTCTCGATCAACAGTTTCACGGAGTCCAGATCGTTCTCGTGAGCCGCGCGAAGCAGGGGAGTATTTCCCGACGACGCGGGCGCATTGACGTCAGCGCCGCATTCCACAAGTTTTGCGACCACCAATCCAAGATGTTTGGCAATAGCTATCGTGAGCGGCGGAGTACCGACGCCGGACGCCTGATTCGGATCGGCCTTGTACTCCAGAAGCAGAATCGCTTTCTTGGGCATGCTACGCGTGACAGCCACCGACAGAAGCGGCCAACCCTCGGGACTCTTTACGTTTGGATCAGCCTTGTTTTCCAGAAGAAGCTGCATGGAATTCAATGACTCATTCTCCATCGCCACAAGCAGATTCGGCTTGCTCCCCTTTGGCGTGAGATTGACATCCGCTCCCTTCTCGATGAGTAAACGAGCAATGCCGAGGTCTTCGTCGTCTATCGCGCGAGCCAACACCGACATCCCGTTATCCATGATGGTGTTCGGGTCCTCTCCGTTCGCCAGGGCGCTAACCACGTCCGAGAGACTTCGATTGCTGACGGCCAATGCAAGCAGGGAATTGCCCGGGTGCGGCCCGTTTTCCAAAGCCCATTTTTTCCATGCCCCATAGCTTGCGTTGCTGGACCATGTAGAGTCGTCCCAATTGCTCCCGAGAATCGTGAACATTTCCTGGGCAGTCTTCTTGTCATCGTAGGCGCAGGCCAGGCGGCAGAGAGCATTCTGCAGGCTGGTGGGATTTGGGTAGTGCTGGATCATCCGGCGATACCCTTCATCGATCTTCTTCCAGGAGAAGAGGAAATCCGTCGTAAAATCGATCTGCTTGTAGCGGAAGATCTCCCATGCAATTCGCGAATACAGGCATGCGCCGGGAATCTTCTCCGTGCGTGCTTCAGACTCTTCGGCAAACTGCAGCATGGATGCTGGATTGCCTCCCCATTCAGGCAGCAGTGAACGGACTCGCGCATAGTACAGCGGGAAGTACTCGGGCTCTACCGCGACGCCTTCTTCGAAGGCCTTCGCGACCCGATCATCCGGGGCGACTGCACCAGGCGCCATGTTCTCCACTTGAGAAATGACCGATTCTTGCTTAGTTTCTGCGTGATATTCGAGTGCCTGATTTAAGCAGAGTACATAGAATGCGGGGTCTTTTGGTTCCATCGCCCGCGCCTCGTCCAGTGCCGCCTGGGCCTTTCCAAGATACTTGGCAAACTCTTGCCAACCTTTCTCGGTCACGATTGATGCAAAGCCGGTCCCTCGTTCTCTCCATCCGCATTGGCGGTATGAGGCCGCAAGAACTAGACGCCAGGTAATCGAATCCGGGTAGGCGGTCTTCCACTTCTCTAAGCGCGCGAAGTGAACGGCCTCGTTTGATGCGTTCAGGAAATAGCATTGCAGGGCCAGCCAGTAATAGAAGCGATCCAACTGCCAATCCCCGTTCGCCCAGCGGAGCTTCTCGTCACGCAGCCGCTTGGCAATCGCTTCAAGGGCGTCAAACTGCTCATTGATCATCAGCACCTGGACCCCACCCTGATTGATGGTGGCGTTTCCTGCAAGGGTATTGCCTCGGGCCTCGACCTTGTCCGTTGCCTCGGAATCGACGAATAATCCCGAACGGCCATTGCCCTCAAGCACGCAATCGGTCACGGAGGCCTTCGTGTTCTGATTCATAATTGCCAGGCCTTCTCCCGCGTTCTCCTGAATCTTGCACGCGGCCGCCTTCAACGTAGCGCGATCGTTCGCATATACGCCCGCCACTCCATTTTTGGTGACCGTGCAATCTTGCAGCGTGAGCTTGGTACCGGGACCGCTGACCCAGAGTCCAGCGCCACGGGTGTTTTCGGAGACATCTGTTTTATCCGCCAGAAGAACAGCGTCCTCTGTGACCCAAACGCCGTTCCCAGCATTACCGCCAATGGAGCACCCGCGCAGGACCACGCCGCCCTTTCCTTGACACACGACACCGGTCGTCGGTGAACCGGATACTGCGCAGTCGATCAGCTTCAACGTGCAGTTGCTCAAGTGACAAACCGGGCGTATTTCTTTGGATTCGTTCTTGGCTTGACCGGGCAGGTGTTTGAAACTGATTCCAGTAACCTCGACGTTAACG from Candidatus Hydrogenedentota bacterium includes these protein-coding regions:
- a CDS encoding ankyrin repeat domain-containing protein — protein: MITCRAFVVSAVFVFALGAHAATIAVPGDATTIQQAIDRAAPGDIVSVKAGQYNEHVLLKPDVSLVGEGKDKVIVQSDCNESPVLKAQDCVNVEVTGISFKHLPGQAKNESKEIRPVCHLSNCTLKLIDCAVSGSPTTGVVCQGKGGVVLRGCSIGGNAGNGVWVTEDAVLLADKTDVSENTRGAGLWVSGPGTKLTLQDCTVTKNGVAGVYANDRATLKAAACKIQENAGEGLAIMNQNTKASVTDCVLEGNGRSGLFVDSEATDKVEARGNTLAGNATINQGGVQVLMINEQFDALEAIAKRLRDEKLRWANGDWQLDRFYYWLALQCYFLNASNEAVHFARLEKWKTAYPDSITWRLVLAASYRQCGWRERGTGFASIVTEKGWQEFAKYLGKAQAALDEARAMEPKDPAFYVLCLNQALEYHAETKQESVISQVENMAPGAVAPDDRVAKAFEEGVAVEPEYFPLYYARVRSLLPEWGGNPASMLQFAEESEARTEKIPGACLYSRIAWEIFRYKQIDFTTDFLFSWKKIDEGYRRMIQHYPNPTSLQNALCRLACAYDDKKTAQEMFTILGSNWDDSTWSSNASYGAWKKWALENGPHPGNSLLALAVSNRSLSDVVSALANGEDPNTIMDNGMSVLARAIDDEDLGIARLLIEKGADVNLTPKGSKPNLLVAMENESLNSMQLLLENKADPNVKSPEGWPLLSVAVTRSMPKKAILLLEYKADPNQASGVGTPPLTIAIAKHLGLVVAKLVECGADVNAPASSGNTPLLRAAHENDLDSVKLLIEKGAKIDVGNNEGWTPLMEAARLGNLAIVRHLVEKGADVNKKPSLGASALTLAKQNKKTVVVEYLTQHGAKD